The proteins below are encoded in one region of Streptomyces roseirectus:
- a CDS encoding ATP-grasp domain-containing protein encodes MPVPLLDTRVPAVLLRIDRNPFHHGTLGAVRSLGRAGVEVHLVADVTGSPVGRSRFVRGLHPPPLPGAADAEIAAVLLRVAARVERPAVLIPMDDAGAVAVSRLRAELAPAYLLPQQPGELPERVADKAELAGLCRAAGVPHPETVVPESATQAAQAAWRLGLPVVAKWSRPWLLPGGSGLRSTVVLRSTQEARELYLRTEDAGCRLLLQEFLAPGTGLDWFFHGYADRAGAVRAGGPGRKLLSWPRGAGLTAVGEWVPNATVTSLAERLTADLGYRGILDLDFRRCAATGRYHLLDFNPRPGAQFRLFTDATGLDVVRAQHLDLTHRALPAGAPRPGRAFVVENYAPLAALRPSPHGRELAWHAPDDPGPGRAMWGLWCRHVVTRIAQRLRRTGGATLTTARTRVVRQAVAPAVSLTGLPQGVPQAAGAGRAAQPGSSGVSPTTPTTPPSPPTDDEKASG; translated from the coding sequence ATGCCCGTGCCCCTGCTCGACACCCGCGTCCCCGCAGTGCTGCTGCGGATCGACCGGAATCCCTTTCACCACGGAACGCTGGGTGCCGTGCGCTCGCTCGGCCGCGCCGGGGTCGAGGTCCACCTCGTCGCGGACGTGACGGGGAGCCCCGTGGGCCGCTCGCGGTTCGTCCGCGGCCTGCATCCGCCGCCGCTGCCCGGGGCCGCCGACGCGGAGATCGCCGCCGTCCTGCTGCGGGTCGCCGCGCGCGTGGAGCGGCCCGCCGTGCTCATCCCGATGGACGACGCCGGCGCGGTCGCCGTCAGCCGGCTGCGCGCGGAGCTGGCGCCCGCGTACCTGCTGCCGCAGCAACCCGGTGAGCTGCCCGAACGGGTCGCGGACAAGGCGGAGCTGGCGGGGCTGTGCCGGGCGGCCGGCGTCCCGCATCCCGAGACGGTCGTCCCGGAGAGCGCGACGCAGGCGGCGCAGGCCGCGTGGCGGCTCGGGCTGCCGGTCGTCGCGAAGTGGAGCAGACCGTGGCTGCTGCCCGGCGGGAGCGGGCTGCGCAGCACGGTCGTCCTGCGCTCCACGCAGGAGGCGCGCGAGCTGTACCTGCGGACGGAGGACGCCGGGTGCCGGCTGCTGCTCCAGGAGTTCCTGGCGCCGGGCACCGGCCTCGACTGGTTCTTCCACGGGTACGCCGACCGCGCGGGGGCGGTCCGCGCGGGCGGGCCCGGCCGCAAGCTGCTGTCCTGGCCGCGCGGGGCGGGTCTGACGGCCGTCGGCGAGTGGGTCCCGAACGCGACGGTGACCTCGCTCGCCGAGCGGCTGACGGCCGACCTCGGCTACCGGGGCATCCTCGACCTCGACTTCCGGCGCTGCGCCGCCACCGGCCGCTACCACCTCCTCGACTTCAACCCCCGCCCCGGCGCGCAGTTCCGGCTCTTCACCGACGCGACGGGCCTCGACGTGGTCCGCGCGCAGCACCTCGACCTGACCCACCGCGCCCTCCCCGCGGGCGCGCCCCGCCCCGGCCGCGCCTTCGTCGTCGAGAACTACGCGCCCCTGGCCGCCCTGCGCCCCTCCCCCCACGGGCGCGAACTCGCCTGGCACGCCCCAGACGACCCCGGCCCCGGCCGCGCGATGTGGGGGCTGTGGTGCCGGCACGTCGTGACGCGGATCGCCCAGCGGCTGCGGCGCACGGGCGGGGCGACCCTGACGACCGCCCGTACCAGGGTGGTACGGCAGGCCGTAGCTCCGGCGGTGTCCCTCACAGGTCTCCCCCAGGGGGTACCGCAGGCGGCGGGCGCGGGGCGCGCCGCACAACCAGGGAGCTCAGGGGTTTCCCCTACAACCCCTACAACCCCTCCGTCCCCTCCGACCGACGACGAGAAAGCGAGCGGCTGA
- a CDS encoding GNAT family N-acetyltransferase, translated as MRAELVTDEAEFAALAADWADLYGRCATATPFQSHAWLHSWWLSYGRRGRLRLLLVRAADGQLLAVAPLMAVRAPLPALVPLGGAISDYGDVLVDDERAEEAVVALTEGLAAAARTALIDFREVRPGGAVERVYEHWRGPRRRVGDSVCLELPAVPMEELVARLPSAKAQRVRAKLRKLTSLGVERSAVAPDEVDGALRRLLELHRLQWQGRKVTSEHLRQRFCEHLVRSVGPMVRSGDAVVTEFRLDDDVVAVDLTLLSRELAGGYLYGAHPRLRERKADVAVMLLDACAEHTRERTRGALSLLRGNEPYKHHWRPEPVVNQRLLLARRRTAPLLSAALCDVAARRRGKELLHRWESFRERSGDGGS; from the coding sequence ATGAGGGCCGAACTGGTCACGGACGAGGCCGAGTTCGCGGCGCTGGCCGCCGACTGGGCCGACCTGTACGGGCGTTGTGCGACGGCGACCCCGTTCCAGAGCCACGCCTGGCTGCACTCCTGGTGGCTCTCGTACGGCAGGCGCGGCCGACTGCGCCTGCTGCTCGTGCGCGCGGCGGACGGCCAACTCCTCGCCGTCGCGCCCCTGATGGCCGTCCGCGCTCCGCTGCCCGCGCTGGTGCCGCTGGGCGGGGCGATCTCCGACTACGGGGACGTCCTGGTCGACGACGAGCGCGCCGAGGAGGCCGTCGTCGCGCTCACCGAAGGGCTCGCGGCGGCGGCCCGCACGGCGCTGATCGACTTCCGCGAGGTGCGTCCGGGGGGCGCCGTCGAGCGGGTGTACGAGCACTGGCGCGGGCCGAGGCGGCGGGTCGGCGACTCGGTGTGCCTGGAGCTGCCGGCCGTCCCGATGGAGGAACTGGTCGCGCGGCTGCCGTCGGCGAAGGCGCAGCGGGTACGCGCCAAGCTGCGCAAGCTGACCTCGCTCGGCGTCGAGCGCAGCGCCGTCGCGCCGGACGAGGTGGACGGGGCGCTGCGCCGCCTGCTGGAACTGCACCGACTCCAGTGGCAGGGCCGGAAGGTGACGTCCGAGCACCTGCGACAGCGGTTCTGCGAGCACCTGGTGAGGTCGGTCGGCCCGATGGTGCGCTCGGGCGACGCGGTGGTGACCGAGTTCCGGCTGGACGACGACGTCGTCGCCGTCGATCTCACGCTGCTGTCACGGGAGTTGGCCGGGGGCTATCTGTACGGGGCGCATCCGAGGCTGCGGGAGCGGAAGGCGGACGTCGCGGTGATGCTGCTGGACGCGTGCGCCGAGCACACCCGGGAGCGGACGCGCGGGGCCTTGAGCCTGCTGCGCGGCAACGAGCCGTACAAGCACCACTGGCGGCCCGAACCCGTCGTCAACCAGCGGCTGTTGCTGGCCCGGCGGCGCACGGCGCCGCTGCTGTCGGCGGCGCTGTGCGACGTGGCGGCCCGGCGGCGCGGCAAGGAGCTGCTGCACCGCTGGGAGTCCTTCAGGGAGCGGTCCGGTGACGGCGGGTCCTGA
- a CDS encoding NAD(P)-binding domain-containing protein translates to MFDLLVVGAGPYGLSIASHAAGAGLSLRVFGRPMASWRDHMPRGMFLKSEPWASNLSDPAARWRLDAYCDTRGVSARHGEPIPVEVFADYGLWFARNAVPEVDERTIVRISPRVGGFEAVTEDGETVHARTVALAVGVMPFVEIPSALHGVSPDLVSHSSHHSDLDRFRGRDVTVVGGGQAALETAALLAEQGTRVRVLARADHLDWNDVPPPWERPWWQSLRSPHSGLGCGWRNWFYSERAGWYRRLPEETRARIAANALGPAGAWWVRDRVEGVVEVLLGHEVTAVEGELTRGAAGDAQLDAGKLRLEVTGASGRTRTVETDHVIAATGFKATRDRLALLSPELRGALTAVADGSPAVGREFESSCPGLFLAGLVTASGFGPAMRFVHGATFTAGTLVRGVRRRLRTGVPGGAVPAPGRSGERGAVDAVRR, encoded by the coding sequence ATGTTCGACCTGCTGGTGGTGGGCGCGGGCCCGTACGGACTGTCCATCGCGTCCCATGCGGCGGGCGCCGGGCTGAGCCTGCGCGTCTTCGGGCGGCCGATGGCGTCGTGGCGTGACCACATGCCGCGCGGCATGTTCCTCAAGTCCGAACCCTGGGCGTCCAACCTGTCCGACCCGGCCGCCCGCTGGCGGCTCGACGCCTACTGCGACACCCGGGGCGTCTCCGCGCGGCACGGCGAGCCGATCCCGGTGGAGGTGTTCGCCGACTACGGCCTCTGGTTCGCCCGCAACGCCGTCCCCGAGGTCGACGAGCGCACGATCGTCCGCATCTCCCCGCGCGTCGGCGGATTCGAGGCGGTGACCGAGGACGGCGAGACCGTGCACGCCCGGACGGTCGCCCTCGCGGTCGGCGTCATGCCGTTCGTGGAGATCCCCTCGGCCCTGCACGGCGTCTCCCCCGACCTCGTCTCCCACAGCAGCCACCACAGCGACCTCGACCGCTTCCGGGGCCGTGACGTGACGGTCGTCGGCGGCGGCCAGGCGGCGCTGGAGACGGCCGCGCTGCTGGCCGAACAGGGCACGCGGGTCCGGGTGTTGGCCCGCGCGGACCACCTCGACTGGAACGACGTGCCGCCGCCCTGGGAGCGTCCGTGGTGGCAGTCGCTGCGCTCGCCGCACAGCGGGCTCGGCTGCGGCTGGCGGAACTGGTTCTACTCCGAGCGGGCCGGCTGGTACCGGCGCCTGCCGGAGGAGACGCGCGCCCGGATCGCCGCCAACGCCCTTGGTCCGGCGGGGGCTTGGTGGGTCCGGGATCGGGTGGAGGGGGTAGTGGAGGTGCTGCTCGGGCATGAAGTGACGGCAGTTGAGGGGGAGTTGACGCGCGGGGCCGCCGGTGATGCCCAACTCGATGCGGGCAAGCTCCGATTGGAGGTCACCGGCGCCTCCGGCAGGACGCGGACCGTCGAGACCGACCACGTCATCGCCGCGACCGGTTTCAAGGCGACCCGGGACCGACTCGCCCTGCTCTCCCCCGAGTTGCGCGGCGCCCTGACCGCCGTGGCCGACGGATCCCCTGCCGTCGGCCGGGAGTTCGAGTCCTCCTGCCCCGGCCTCTTCCTGGCCGGCCTCGTCACCGCCTCCGGCTTCGGCCCCGCGATGCGCTTCGTGCACGGCGCGACCTTCACCGCCGGCACCCTCGTCCGGGGCGTACGGCGCCGGCTGCGCACGGGCGTGCCCGGCGGGGCGGTCCCGGCGCCGGGGCGCAGTGGTGAGCGGGGTGCGGTGGACGCCGTACGGCGTTGA
- a CDS encoding glycosyltransferase has product MRALHIITGLGVGGAEQQLRLLIRHLPVDCDVVTLTNPGPVADGLIADGVRVTHLGMSGNRDLGALPRLVKHIRDGGYDLVHTHLYRACVYGRIAARLAGVKAIVATEHSLGDSQMEGRGLSRGVRALYLASERLGRSTVAVSPTVADRLRRWGVPGPRIEVVPNGIDLARFRFDPVARHRTRRRLGLPEDAYVIGGIGRLSAGKRFDVVIEALAQLPDDHWLLLVGGGPEESVLRRTAHDAGVADRVLFTGERPYVPDGGPGPDLPSLTSAMDVLASPSPEEAFGLAVVEALASGLPVRYASCPAVEDLPSQAPDARQVPCSAEAFAKSLVRPPTCGPRTPPEAARHYDIARSAARLMDVYTTTLSVPSPQKATAT; this is encoded by the coding sequence ATGCGGGCGCTGCACATCATCACGGGCCTCGGCGTCGGCGGCGCCGAGCAGCAACTGCGGCTGTTGATCCGGCACTTGCCGGTCGACTGCGACGTCGTCACGCTCACCAACCCGGGCCCGGTCGCCGACGGGCTGATCGCGGACGGCGTCCGGGTCACGCACCTCGGCATGTCCGGCAACCGGGATCTCGGCGCCCTGCCGAGGCTGGTGAAGCACATCAGGGACGGCGGCTACGACCTCGTCCACACCCACCTCTACCGCGCCTGCGTGTACGGGAGGATCGCGGCCCGGCTCGCGGGGGTGAAGGCGATCGTCGCGACCGAACACTCCCTGGGCGACTCGCAGATGGAGGGCCGCGGCCTCAGCAGGGGTGTGCGCGCGCTGTACCTGGCGAGTGAGCGGCTGGGCCGTTCGACGGTCGCCGTCTCCCCCACGGTCGCCGACCGCCTGCGCCGCTGGGGCGTGCCGGGACCGCGCATCGAGGTCGTCCCGAACGGCATCGACCTGGCCCGCTTCCGCTTCGACCCGGTGGCCCGCCACCGCACCCGCCGCCGCCTGGGCCTGCCGGAGGACGCGTACGTGATCGGCGGCATCGGCCGCCTCAGCGCCGGGAAACGTTTCGACGTCGTCATCGAGGCGCTGGCCCAACTCCCGGACGACCACTGGCTGTTGCTGGTCGGCGGCGGTCCCGAGGAGAGCGTGCTGCGGCGCACCGCGCACGACGCCGGGGTGGCCGACCGCGTCCTGTTCACCGGCGAGCGCCCGTACGTCCCGGACGGCGGCCCCGGCCCCGACCTGCCGTCGCTGACGTCCGCGATGGACGTCCTGGCGTCGCCGTCCCCCGAAGAAGCCTTTGGCTTGGCGGTGGTTGAGGCGCTGGCGTCCGGGCTGCCGGTGCGGTACGCGTCGTGCCCGGCGGTCGAGGACCTGCCGTCGCAGGCGCCGGACGCCCGTCAAGTCCCGTGCAGCGCCGAGGCGTTCGCCAAGTCCTTGGTCCGGCCCCCGACTTGCGGCCCGCGCACCCCGCCCGAGGCCGCCCGCCACTACGACATCGCCCGCAGCGCCGCGCGGCTCATGGACGTCTACACGACCACCCTTTCCGTCCCGTCACCCCAGAAAGCCACCGCCACATGA
- a CDS encoding glycoside hydrolase family 26 protein, protein MTPRKRRARSRRLAVVATAVVVSAALASGPGFAAGPGVVQRADPPAPAWWESGRWSDGWWGDDDEDAAQTPAPAPADPVGPVVPPGDTTSPAPVPAPVPAPAPAKKYPAFGAYLDYGPRGVSRMAELSRWLGGSELRVGHTYLPGDRWSNIEGAPGFLDVWADWRREKADRMFVLNVPMLERNEEGVPDAEVRRMLRQGAAGEFDHHFKALAERLVALKVPDTVIVLGWEMNGITYTHRCGPDPESWKKYWNRIVTTMRAVPGQEFKFDFTPSRGRDAVPWTQCYPGDATVDIVGMDSYDQPTGRTFDEQVTEPYGLQEHVDFAKSHGKAISYPEWGLFRNGDNPEYMRRMLAWMDEHKPLYNTVTDYCPHGVWQCGSNPRSSEVYRSVLSGRVDEPVTPVEPPVEPPVVVPPVQPPVEPQPEPQPQPNCSPVNLGDWVEHWLGGKLCIKFDWFSRNR, encoded by the coding sequence ATGACCCCACGAAAGCGACGCGCCCGGTCCCGGCGGCTGGCCGTCGTCGCGACGGCCGTCGTCGTATCGGCAGCCCTGGCCTCCGGTCCTGGTTTCGCCGCGGGTCCGGGGGTGGTGCAACGCGCCGATCCTCCCGCTCCCGCGTGGTGGGAGAGCGGCCGGTGGTCGGACGGCTGGTGGGGGGACGACGACGAGGACGCCGCCCAGACGCCCGCGCCGGCCCCCGCGGACCCCGTAGGACCCGTAGTACCTCCGGGCGACACGACGAGCCCGGCCCCGGTGCCCGCCCCCGTCCCCGCTCCCGCCCCGGCGAAGAAGTACCCCGCTTTCGGCGCCTACCTCGACTACGGCCCCCGCGGCGTCTCCCGCATGGCCGAGCTGAGCCGCTGGCTCGGCGGCTCGGAGCTGCGGGTCGGCCACACCTACCTGCCGGGCGACCGGTGGAGCAACATCGAGGGCGCCCCCGGCTTCCTCGACGTGTGGGCGGACTGGCGGCGCGAGAAGGCCGACCGGATGTTCGTCCTCAACGTGCCGATGCTGGAACGCAACGAGGAGGGCGTGCCCGACGCCGAGGTGCGCCGGATGCTGCGGCAGGGCGCCGCCGGCGAGTTCGATCACCACTTCAAGGCCCTGGCCGAACGCCTCGTCGCCCTGAAGGTGCCGGACACGGTGATCGTGCTCGGCTGGGAGATGAACGGCATCACGTACACCCATCGGTGCGGTCCGGACCCGGAGTCCTGGAAGAAGTACTGGAACAGGATCGTCACCACCATGCGTGCGGTGCCGGGCCAGGAATTCAAGTTCGACTTCACGCCGAGCCGGGGCCGGGACGCCGTTCCGTGGACCCAGTGCTATCCCGGTGACGCGACGGTCGACATCGTCGGAATGGACTCCTACGACCAGCCCACCGGCCGGACGTTCGACGAACAGGTGACAGAGCCCTACGGCCTCCAGGAACACGTGGACTTCGCGAAGTCCCACGGCAAGGCCATCTCCTATCCGGAGTGGGGGCTCTTCCGCAACGGCGACAACCCGGAGTACATGCGGCGCATGCTCGCCTGGATGGACGAGCACAAGCCGCTCTACAACACCGTCACCGACTACTGCCCGCACGGCGTGTGGCAGTGCGGCTCCAACCCGCGCTCCTCCGAGGTCTACCGCTCGGTCCTGTCCGGCCGGGTGGACGAGCCGGTGACGCCGGTCGAGCCGCCGGTCGAACCCCCGGTGGTCGTGCCTCCGGTGCAGCCCCCGGTCGAGCCGCAGCCCGAGCCTCAGCCTCAGCCGAACTGCTCGCCGGTGAACCTCGGCGACTGGGTCGAGCACTGGCTCGGCGGGAAGCTCTGCATCAAGTTCGACTGGTTCTCCCGCAACCGGTGA
- a CDS encoding chaplin family protein: protein MRQTLSRGMVVAAAATSILSLCGSPAFADSHTTGTAAGSPGVLSGNNVEVPVDVPVNACGNTVDAASGLNPTFGNSCAHQSVTPESYGGYGTYGGDDDESYGSYGSYGGSYGSYGSYGDDDHESSSGDSGGSDGPGYGGETETPDQPPTGDDQPPTGDDQPPGGVCESPGDVIDVPGSNGETCEQPPTGDDQPPTGDDQPPTGDDQPPTGDDQPPTGDDQPPTGDDQPPTGDDQPPTGDDQPPTGDDQPPTGDDQPPTGNDQPPTGNDQPPTGNDQPPTGNDSPPPTLAHTGTGDLLAAAGFSAAMIAGGAVLYRRGRAQTRR, encoded by the coding sequence TTGCGACAGACCCTGAGCAGGGGAATGGTCGTGGCCGCCGCCGCGACGAGCATTCTGTCCCTGTGCGGCAGCCCGGCGTTCGCCGACTCGCACACCACCGGCACCGCGGCCGGTTCGCCCGGCGTCCTGTCCGGCAACAACGTCGAGGTTCCCGTCGACGTGCCGGTCAACGCCTGCGGCAACACCGTCGACGCGGCCTCCGGGCTCAACCCGACCTTCGGCAACTCCTGCGCGCACCAGTCGGTGACGCCGGAGTCGTACGGGGGGTACGGGACGTACGGAGGGGATGACGACGAGTCGTACGGGTCCTACGGGTCGTACGGGGGGTCCTACGGGTCGTACGGGTCCTACGGGGACGACGATCACGAGTCCTCGTCCGGTGACTCCGGTGGCTCGGACGGCCCCGGGTACGGCGGAGAGACCGAGACGCCGGACCAGCCGCCCACGGGTGACGACCAGCCCCCGACCGGTGACGACCAGCCTCCGGGGGGTGTCTGCGAGAGCCCCGGGGACGTGATCGACGTACCGGGCTCCAACGGGGAGACGTGCGAGCAGCCGCCGACGGGCGATGACCAGCCGCCCACGGGTGACGATCAGCCGCCGACGGGCGATGACCAGCCCCCGACCGGTGACGATCAGCCGCCGACGGGCGATGACCAGCCCCCGACCGGTGACGATCAGCCCCCGACCGGCGATGACCAGCCCCCCACGGGTGACGATCAGCCGCCGACGGGCGATGACCAGCCGCCGACCGGTGATGACCAGCCCCCCACGGGCAACGACCAGCCGCCGACGGGCAACGACCAGCCGCCCACCGGCAACGACCAACCCCCCACGGGCAACGACTCCCCGCCGCCCACCCTGGCCCACACCGGTACGGGCGATCTGCTCGCCGCCGCGGGCTTCAGCGCCGCGATGATCGCGGGCGGTGCCGTGCTCTACCGACGTGGCAGGGCCCAGACCCGTCGGTGA
- a CDS encoding polysaccharide deacetylase family protein, producing the protein MSVPVEAPRRPTLNSLPWVAMYHSVGDCSDDPYRITVTPDRLDAQLAWFARGGLRGVSVAELLAAPDRRGLIGLTFDDGYADFVDSALPILRAHGFSATLFVLPGRLAGDNAWDPLGPRKPLLGADGIREAAAQGVEIGSHGLTHVDLTQADDRTLAAETQDSRARLEELLDTAVTGFCYPYGTVDARAVAAVRDAGYAYACAIDPGALNGVHALPRVHVGQNDTAARLFLKYRLHRLRRRPVEGL; encoded by the coding sequence ATGTCCGTTCCCGTTGAGGCCCCGAGACGGCCGACCCTCAACTCCCTTCCCTGGGTGGCGATGTACCACTCGGTGGGCGACTGCTCCGACGACCCGTACCGCATCACCGTCACCCCCGACCGCCTCGACGCGCAGCTCGCCTGGTTCGCGCGCGGCGGCCTCAGGGGTGTCTCCGTGGCCGAGTTGCTGGCGGCCCCCGACCGCCGGGGCCTCATCGGCCTGACCTTCGACGACGGTTACGCCGACTTCGTCGACAGCGCCCTGCCGATCCTGCGCGCCCACGGCTTCTCCGCGACCCTCTTCGTCCTCCCCGGCCGCCTCGCCGGCGACAACGCCTGGGACCCCCTCGGCCCCCGCAAGCCCCTGCTGGGCGCCGACGGCATCCGCGAGGCCGCGGCGCAGGGCGTCGAGATCGGCTCCCACGGCCTCACCCACGTCGACCTCACCCAGGCCGACGACCGGACGCTCGCGGCCGAGACCCAGGACAGCCGCGCCCGCCTCGAAGAGCTCCTGGACACCGCCGTCACCGGCTTCTGCTACCCCTACGGGACGGTCGACGCGCGCGCCGTGGCCGCCGTCCGCGACGCCGGTTACGCCTACGCCTGCGCGATCGACCCCGGTGCCCTGAACGGCGTCCACGCCCTGCCGCGCGTGCACGTCGGCCAGAACGACACCGCCGCCCGCCTGTTCCTCAAGTACCGCCTGCACAGGCTCCGTCGGCGCCCGGTGGAGGGGTTGTGA